The proteins below are encoded in one region of Bacteroidota bacterium:
- a CDS encoding CBS domain-containing protein, which produces MLVNEYLTNDFKPLSPKDTVEVARELFEGSSFDFLPIVDGSLLIGCLPSDFNLSNRSNSFVGDYLDECVFFFVQKNSNLIDTLRISGINDSNLIPVTNENNEYLGYVTQNDIMSHFSKSPFFSEIGGVLVVKKSIKEYGISELAQIVETENAKILGVFVSDFVGEEVVLTVKINQMRLGVIEAALKRFGYTILESYHENKIIDDMQDRYDSLMNYLDV; this is translated from the coding sequence ATGTTGGTGAATGAATATCTTACAAACGACTTTAAACCATTATCTCCAAAAGATACGGTAGAGGTGGCAAGGGAATTATTCGAAGGAAGTAGTTTTGACTTTTTACCGATAGTTGATGGTAGTTTGTTGATAGGTTGTCTGCCTTCTGACTTTAACTTAAGTAACCGCTCAAATTCTTTTGTTGGCGATTATCTTGATGAGTGTGTGTTTTTCTTTGTTCAGAAAAATTCAAACCTGATCGATACCTTGAGAATATCGGGCATAAATGACTCTAATTTGATTCCTGTAACTAACGAAAATAATGAATACCTGGGCTATGTTACTCAGAACGATATTATGTCGCATTTTTCCAAATCACCATTCTTTAGTGAGATAGGAGGGGTTCTGGTAGTAAAGAAATCGATAAAAGAATATGGGATATCTGAACTTGCTCAGATTGTGGAAACCGAAAACGCAAAGATACTTGGCGTTTTTGTAAGTGATTTTGTTGGAGAAGAGGTTGTGCTTACTGTTAAAATAAATCAAATGCGTTTAGGTGTTATAGAAGCGGCACTAAAGCGTTTTGGTTATACTATTTTGGAAAGCTATCACGAGAATAAAATTATTG
- a CDS encoding pyridoxine 5'-phosphate synthase: protein MTKLSVNINKIATLRNARGGDVPSVTKVAVDAQRFGAQGITIHPRPDERHITRKDVFDLRPIVNTEFNIEGNPTPEFVKLVLESKPEQVTLVPDAPDAITSNAGWDTITHKNFLKEVISEFKNAGIRTSIFIDTDLKLIEGAKETGTDRVELYTEEFATQYGKGNKKAIIPYADSAKLAIELGLGVNAGHDLSLDNIEFFAKEIPGLDEVSIGHALISEALYLGLENTIQMYLARLK, encoded by the coding sequence ATGACAAAATTAAGCGTAAACATCAATAAAATAGCTACTCTCAGAAATGCGAGAGGTGGCGACGTGCCAAGCGTGACCAAAGTAGCTGTTGATGCTCAGAGATTTGGAGCTCAAGGAATTACAATTCACCCAAGACCGGACGAAAGACATATAACAAGAAAAGATGTTTTTGACCTCAGACCAATTGTAAACACCGAATTTAACATTGAAGGAAATCCAACTCCCGAATTTGTCAAATTGGTTTTAGAATCGAAACCTGAGCAGGTAACTTTAGTACCCGATGCTCCGGATGCCATTACCTCAAATGCAGGATGGGATACAATTACTCACAAAAACTTCCTAAAAGAAGTTATTTCGGAATTTAAAAATGCAGGAATCAGAACCTCTATCTTTATAGATACTGACCTTAAATTAATTGAAGGAGCAAAAGAAACCGGTACCGACAGAGTAGAACTTTACACCGAAGAATTTGCAACTCAATACGGAAAAGGGAACAAGAAAGCCATAATTCCTTATGCTGACTCTGCAAAGCTGGCAATTGAATTGGGCTTGGGAGTAAATGCAGGTCATGATTTAAGCTTAGATAACATTGAATTCTTTGCTAAAGAGATACCGGGATTAGACGAGGTTTCTATTGGTCATGCTTTGATTTCGGAAGCTTTGTATCTGGGACTGGAAAATACTATTCAGATGTATTTGGCTAGATTGAAATAG
- a CDS encoding alpha/beta fold hydrolase: MILFSRIYGQGEPLLILHGLFGMGDNWVSLAKQFSKDYEVHVIDQRNHGQSFHSEEWTYQDMVSDLENYIEEHQLGRVNLLGHSMGGKTVMCFAAMNPSKVKKLIVADIAPREYPVHHDFILEALSELNFKEIHSRKQADAELAKSIDNFGIRQFLLKSLYWKEKDRLGFRFNIDIIAKHIENVGVSLPQNAFFDGPTLFLDGEKSNYIRTEDEEDISLHFPDYSIEEIKNAGHWLHAEQPGVFY; the protein is encoded by the coding sequence ATGATACTTTTCTCCAGAATATACGGACAGGGCGAACCATTGTTAATTCTTCACGGATTGTTTGGCATGGGCGACAATTGGGTCAGTCTTGCCAAGCAATTTTCCAAAGACTATGAAGTACATGTAATTGATCAGAGAAACCACGGACAAAGTTTTCATTCAGAAGAGTGGACCTATCAGGATATGGTTTCAGATCTGGAGAATTATATTGAAGAACATCAACTGGGAAGAGTAAATCTGCTTGGACACTCAATGGGAGGAAAAACAGTAATGTGTTTTGCAGCAATGAACCCTTCAAAAGTAAAAAAGCTAATCGTAGCAGATATTGCGCCACGGGAATACCCGGTTCACCACGATTTCATACTTGAAGCTTTGAGTGAACTAAATTTCAAGGAAATACACTCAAGAAAACAAGCCGATGCAGAATTGGCCAAATCGATTGACAATTTTGGAATCAGACAGTTTTTGCTTAAGAGTTTATACTGGAAAGAAAAAGACCGCTTAGGATTTAGGTTTAACATCGACATCATAGCTAAACACATAGAAAACGTTGGAGTATCATTACCTCAAAATGCTTTTTTTGACGGTCCCACACTTTTTTTAGACGGAGAAAAATCAAACTACATCCGGACTGAAGACGAAGAAGACATCAGTCTTCATTTTCCAGATTACAGCATTGAAGAAATTAAAAATGCCGGGCATTGGTTACATGCTGAGCAGCCGGGAGTTTTTTATGA